CTGAGTACAAGTTTTTAAAAATGAGTCAACATCAGTGTTGACCCAATCAAAATCAAGGGGGCATTACTTTTGCAAAAGAGTATAAAGTTAAAGGGTCAAAATTGCTATTTTCAAAATAGGGAAGCCAAATCGTGGGATTGTGAAACTTGGGAGCCAAAAGTGCATTTTAGccatttttataatatcataaaCTTGGATATGTGTGAAAAAGAGTTGCAAATGTTGAATCAAAGTGAATGAGGAAAGCACAAACTATCTCTCTCTCACAAaaccagtgttgtcaaataagaGTCATAGTGCTATAACCTAGCGTACTTTGAACAAATCGCTATTTGTTACACTATCTAACACAAAGTATTGTCAAATAGTAGCTATAGTAGTGCTATAGCACTATAGCGTAGCGGAATTTGAATAAACCACTATATACTACAATTCATAATTGACAACACTACTCAAAGTCTAAGACTAAAACTATGGAAtgatatatttgataaattCGCTTTATGAAATTGAAAGAGAATTGCAGTTCATTGAATATCCTCGTGCAGATAAATAAGCAAATATAAACAGATAGTCAGAAGTTAGAATCCAGTACCTTCTGCAGCCACGGAACATGGCCTCTCGAGGCAGACAGCACATAAGTCGATCTCATTAGAGGAGGAGGTTGTCGATGATTGCAATCCACATTCTCTGCAGAAATTCAAATAAATCTTACTTAGGTTTCCATCAGAAGAAGATAACAGAAATATTTTACCACTTAATTCTAGCTCGGTATGCCTAGTTGCTATGCGCACAAAGACGGAGTGCAGAATCACAAAGATCAAAGGTTTTTACGGTCTGGAATAGCGATTCCACCTGTTTCGACCAAAAGTAATTTTTCACAGGCACAGACTCAAACATAACCACCAAGAACACAATGACACACATCTTCTCAAAACTCTTCTgtcgttttttttttatgcgAGTTACAGTTCCCAATGTTTTCCTCCATTATCTCCACGGCTATTCCCCTTGTTTGCGATTTTCATTATCTTGATCATTGACTATAAAAATACCTTGCAATGTTGAGGACGCTCATGAGGGGCAACGACAAATAATTTGAAGTAGGGAACGATGATACTACGGTCTCAGAACTCGGTGACAACAACGGTTCAAGCCAATGACGCCCCCACATCCTAGCAACATCAAGTGGAAGCCACCTACGAGGGAGTAAATATCAAATTCATATCATTTGTGTTATAAAGCAAGCACCAAGtaaactttttatatgaaaaatttctatttacAATATATTACCCATTGCAATTCAATACCATCCGAATTGCGCCTTTTGCAAGGAGGATCTGGAAAAAGAAGAGCATTGTTAATAGATTCAAGACctgtttggattgacttatttgaacttATGTAATGGCATAAAAATTCGTGAGACTGTTCGTGAGAGCTTATGAAAACGGCTTATGACATGTTCATAAGATATTTTCAACGTTATTTCCATAAACTCTACATGACAGCTTAAAggttatataaaaatagttagacttaattttatatattttgttatagaaatagcgtatagttaaaataaacaattatgcTATAAGTGTTCAATTAagttatttatccaaataaAACCTCAGAGCAAAAAAACATATGGAATATTACACGTCAACTCAAAGAAATTCTTACCTGACAACATTTTAGATTGCCTCCACAAGCAGCATAATGCAATGGAGTGCTTCCAGCACCTATATCAATGCACATCAGTAATTTTCATGAAGGGAAGAAAACAAGCACATACTTATCAGTTATCATCATATTCAACAAAAAATTTACCTATTAAATCCATTGATGTTCCATAATGATATGTTGCAGCTGACACATTTGCATTAAGATCGAGTAGCAGTTGTACACAATCAAAATATCCATTTAAAGCGGCCATATGAAGTGCTGTAATACCCGCATCAGCTGTCTTGTTTACAAACTTGGACAGTGCACTGCACTGGAATgaagtaaataaataacaagAATATAACATAAAGATATTAAAACATTAAGATAAACTAAATCACAAAGAAATTCAATGTCATGACGACTCTCGTAGAAAAATTAAGCATGGCTTTTGCAATTAGTATTTTATCGAATAATTATTACTGTATTAACCTACGAAACGCTAACATAGTTAGGAACCCAAGAATTGGATTCCAAAACAGAAACAACAACTAACAAACAGAAAATAACTAACCTAACTAACTAATCCAAGAATCCTTAACTACTTTAACCACTCTAATTTCCCTTTATTCTATGTCCTAACAAACACAAACACGTAGACTGGATGCAATACTGACATTGACGCATCAGCGccaataataatttgagaaaatgcaACTGGTTGAATGTAACCACATGTATCGGTGTCAGACACTAGACACGCCTTCAATCTGAAATGTTGGTGCTACAACTACAAAGTAGTAACTAAATGTGTAAAATGGCTATATATGAAAATGCcgaaaaaatatgaatatacaAAATACTGCcgaaaaaatatgaatatacaAAATACTAAGTAAATTGAAATGAACGGAAAGAATATTTAAATAGACAGCGAAAGTATATTAGATGATCAACACTATAACAGTACTCTTTTGAGAGTTACACAATGAAGAGGAATGGCAGACCTTTTTTCGTGTTTTCGTTTCGCATTTGATCCATCGTCCACGTCAGTATCCACATGGGCTTGTAGAGTTTCAAAAGGAGCACTTGGAACGAAGTCGGCCACAACAAGTCTAATGCATCTTACATGCCCACTGACAGCTGCAAAGTGAAGAGCTGTTCTCCCACTCAGATAATCTGCTTTCATGACCTGTTATCGAATTCACTAGAACCTATTTATTCTCGAAAGAATCTATGAccatgtaaataataaaatatacttaAACACTAAATTCCAATTCGCACCCAACACATGGTTTCAACTATCAACCTATGAAGCACCGAAACTGACACAGACACCAGACACGACACTGACACCGCCACATAGATactagtaataaattttaaaaaaagaaataactaCATGTGTTTGTTGTCCTGTCGGACACTGGACATCTTCAATTTGAAGTCTCAGACTATCAGTACTACATAGCTTTCAACTATCAACCCTACGACTCAGATCGTTCAATTTTATCAGATATAACTGAAAGACTGAGAAAGGGGAGAAAATGGACTACAATACTCACATTGCATTTGTAGAGCATAAGGGTCTGTACGACTTCCCAATGACCATATCTACAAGCTTGCATCAAAGCTGTCTATAAATCAAGGATCaaagtaaacaaaaatttaaaaatctcaTTTAGCTAATCATATTCATAGTCAATGCCTCATATACATGTATAAAAAAGGAAACGGAAATACATCGAAAGAAAATTTCCTAAAGCTTCACATTATCATTCTGACATCTTTTGAACAAGCACCAGATCTTAATTCCCGCATAAGCTACGCCAGCTATATGGTATAGAATCATACTCTAAAACTAGTTAGGTGGACCAAAAGCGAAAAATCCATTTTTCGACCCTAAAATTTACCACTAAAATAACACAACATACTATTCATCTTTTCCAGTGTTTTAAATAAATGTTCGCAATGGTGATCTAAGTCACctcataataatttttatgttgcCGAAACCGCAATGCAACTGTGATTGAGGCCGCATCAGTCACATTTAACCGTGATTCTCTGCCGTATCAAGGATCACAACCACAACTATTAACATGGCCactatttaaaagttaaaacccTAATCATATCATGCAAATTAATGAAATCAAATCCAATAACcataaaactaaaatcaatCAAGCCACcacgtaaaaaataaaaaaagagccaaaaaatgaaaaacagtACCTGTCcacaataattttttgaattgacATCAGCTCCTTTCTCAAGCAACAATGTCACAATCTAACACACAACCCAAAAGAACAAAACGTTGAGAATCAAAAAAGGGGTtaacaaatatgataaaaacaTAAACTTTGAGACattaaaaagcaaaaaaaataaaataaaatgaaaagggTATATATGAAAAAACCTCGTGATGACCCTTTGAAGCTGCAAAATGAAGAGGTGAATTGAGTCCACCAAAAGTTGAGTACTTTGCAAGCCATGGATTGAATTCCAAAAGCATCTTTGCTTCAACCAAATCTCCATCTCTCGCCGCCGACACCAATCTCTCGCCGGAAGCTGAACACCCAAATGAATTTCCCATGAAATCTTCAAAGAAAATCAATGGTGGGgtcaaaatataaacaaaaaaatttaatggggTGTTTATgatttgaagaaaaattaaaactttgcTTTTGAATTTTGTAGAGAAGCTATGATGGTGACGTGGCagcacacacacacaaaaattatctcttttgtttttgagattgaaagattggaacttgaaaTGTGGGTTAAGGTTGTGTTGTGTgaagacaaaaaaaacaaaagagaaaaaagaatgaaGGTTCCCTTTACTTTCTTTTATGTTCTTTTCTTCTGTGTTTTGTGTTCTTGTGTTCTTTTGACTTTGTTGTATTGGTTTTTATTGTTTtctttagtttaatattttctttttatcaaaATTGTTTTGTTTAGTTAGTATGTATTATTTGGTTGGTTActaattggatgaacaaaatcgatatttaattaattgatttttaaaattggtaATTTATAGAAAGAAATAAAGTGAATTCAAGGTGAAGTACTAATGTATccagtcaaatatatatatataaaggtattgtattttgagttagaaaaacataaataatttactacatatctttaattataagtatcatttagaaagaaaaaaaaaattgtttttaaatataaatattcttttaattgcattattattttttaaaaatatatcttttattaatattattaatttgttttataatatgaaacgtcaaatttaacatatttaagtaccaaaattatttttgaaacattactcataaaatgaatatattaattaccttattaaattttcttaataagattgaaaaaaaaaataattagtgtTTATAATAAAGAACAAATGTAGTATCGAAAAATAATCTAATAGAATTGGTCTAGTGACAAGTATTTGGAGAGTATCTAGAATAAATCTTGTAGCGTTacaataacaaatataaattatttaatcatACTCACAAAAATACACATTACTTtttcaataataacaataaagttcattcttttactctctacatctttttatttatgtgtgtgTTTAAGTAATTTAGATTTATAGTTTTTACTACACATGGAGTATGGATGTGTCATTTGTAATATTTACGGATacgtaaatatttaaaatttagaatatgaTGCGATTTAGACAATTTAtcgaaaaaattatttaaaatttctatacatgtaaaatatttgtaaaaaaaatagtcaatcatcattctttattaatatatacttataataattaaactttcataatatattttaattcatatgtcatgatatcaataaaattatcatttaaagaattcaaaataatcattcaCTTATAAGTTTAGTTCATCAAGTGACAATTTCAGTTCCCtcaaaaaaataagtttagttCATTAAGAGACAATATTCCAAATTCAAGATGTCCAACTCCATCTTGAAGTGGATCATATACGTTGATGTCTCATCCTTTTTGTATGTTGTTCGTCCTTTTCGAGAAAAATATAGGATTCAATATGTTTTTAgttatatacaattttaatttttcactcTTATGTCCTACAAATTTATCATGTATGCAGTATAAGTCTTTAAAGTTaagtcaacatatatttttaaatcaattgcAGAAacgtttaaaatattataaaaagtttatccaaaaaaaaaaaagtttaaaattcaatttctaagttcatatttttgttacttttatcttgaattgtttacatttaaaaaaatcatattgaaTTCATCACAAGATAAAACATCTAAATTTTTGTGAAGGTTatataatattcaaaatatgtttgcaaaaaattatttaaaaattttaaagttgaagaacaattaatcaaatttgattttagtaAGGAGAAAAGTTGTTTGCTTGATAATTTTGTGAGtactaaaaattgtatttagtttttaaaatgattaaaattaatcaaaaatatttactaaatattttaaaataataattacaatatGCATTCCGAGTATCGATATTGGTACagttttgatgtatttgagCTTCAAATAAGAGTATGCGTGATATATGTTAGATTCAAAAcgttgttaaaaatttaaatttaaagttaaaaaacaacatgtctaatataaatatagtttacatgatcaaaaattattatttttacaaaaaaacatattttattttacttaataaattaattttgacgttaaactctttaaaataaaaaactttaaactctgtttttttttttttagaattgatATGAGTCAATTTGCGTTAAGAGAGTAAAATGACACTAACTTGAAgctaaaattcaataatatgtGTCCACAATAATCTTTTAAGTAGGCATGACAATCGTGCGGATCAGGGACAAATTTTGCCTCATTCACTCCTGCATCcgattaataaaagaaaatccaCACCTCCAGCTATTTATAGCGGGTGTAAAATTTAGACCTCATCTCCATCCATTCGAGTTTCTCCACCCACATATGCacacattaatatatataaaattataaatttaaaaattatatctattataattaacataataaaataagtattattagacaataataaaattaaaaatgattttttatagagataagattataatttttaatatttaaaaatattaaatatattcaatatatatatatatatatatattgaaaatttaaaaattactataatattacTTCCGAGGCGGATGCGACCATCACCCCTAAACCGTCCCCGccccaaaatttaattttgaaccGCACCCGCACCCAATTAAATCAGATTTTTCCCCCTCAAATCAAATGGGTTTGAATAAGTACATGCGGGTGCATGATCTATTGTTATCCCTACTTTTAAGTCTAAATAGTTAAATACTAGTACTAAATAACATGTTCATGTATTTATTTTCCAAttataaacaattatatttaaatatatgttaaaattaattttaagtttttaaataatttaattcatatatatatattgatgtagctaaatatcactagaaggggggttgaatagggattttactgataaaaataattttcaagtattttaaaagctatcctcttgcagaggatggcaagcccgatgatgggtttttcaaaaccttcagATTTGAACTGAACTAAAGAGTGCAAGAgaaatataagattgacacacactgtttttatactggttcacccaaagacgGCTACTTCCAGTCATCACACCCTTGtaagatttcactaatgttcaaacagatcaacctctgacagaggatgattacaacttgtgtattcttaagcttcgccaagcttacaatcagatttcaagtatttccaagtgtatctcacgtggaaattacagtgtgatatgagagtgattgattctaaatactttctcaaaagattaacaaagatctaatgtaggatttgtagaaagtatgaagatataatggatgttgcttcttaaaagctttaagatctttgatctttttaatgcaatgtgttgtaTGTTTGATGAAGATCAGCTTGCTGCAATTTATAGAGGTGTTGTAATGTTCATTTCATATTCCAAGccttttatgaccgttggaaaatccATTTTAGAAATGCAAAggttttttttcataattacgAAAATGTCATTCAGCTCCTTGGATAGATGCATTCCATGTTCAAGTACGAGGTATCAGATTTTCTGGGTACTTGGGGACACGTgctgtccttttctctttcctttctttaatgtttgaagtttatgtgaagtcattttcgttctcctttcttcaatgccttgataaagcttcacatgtgaactttttctctttccttcatTTAATGCttgtaagaacatgtgatgtccttttcattcctttcttcaagacttTGTAAAGGCTTCACGTGTGaagtcc
This region of Cicer arietinum cultivar CDC Frontier isolate Library 1 chromosome 8, Cicar.CDCFrontier_v2.0, whole genome shotgun sequence genomic DNA includes:
- the LOC101507585 gene encoding E3 ubiquitin-protein ligase XBAT33-like, with protein sequence MGNSFGCSASGERLVSAARDGDLVEAKMLLEFNPWLAKYSTFGGLNSPLHFAASKGHHEIVTLLLEKGADVNSKNYCGQTALMQACRYGHWEVVQTLMLYKCNVMKADYLSGRTALHFAAVSGHVRCIRLVVADFVPSAPFETLQAHVDTDVDDGSNAKRKHEKSALSKFVNKTADAGITALHMAALNGYFDCVQLLLDLNANVSAATYHYGTSMDLIGAGSTPLHYAACGGNLKCCQILLAKGAIRMVLNCNGWLPLDVARMWGRHWLEPLLSPSSETVVSSFPTSNYLSLPLMSVLNIARECGLQSSTTSSSNEIDLCAVCLERPCSVAAEGCMHELCVRCALYLCSTSNVSSEMHGPPGSIPCPLCRHGIISFVKLPGSQPKENRPHVSLSMCTPCIQHPRDVDQPSLAHNTPEIRRNRVASVSSEMLCPVTCTPFPSVTIPLCTCNDGPCPTFEPREEETQDESPRHSQGSTTDHQDKMEGPRLVKTTCSSMFWGRRSCSRENQCNSEINA